Proteins co-encoded in one Caldalkalibacillus thermarum genomic window:
- the larC gene encoding nickel insertion protein: protein MNRSKQLFNHEREHIDSDMIKIEVNLDDMPAEWLGELMDRLLAIGVNDVYYTPIYMKKNRPAVLLSVLLSKHLLDKVKRLIFTETTTFGIRYSPWTVHRLGRKFKTVETKWGPVSVKQALLGNQVVQESPEFEDCRQIAEKAGVPVKAVYQAVWKILND, encoded by the coding sequence ATGAATAGATCAAAACAACTGTTTAATCACGAGCGTGAGCATATTGACTCCGACATGATCAAAATAGAAGTAAACTTGGATGACATGCCTGCTGAATGGTTGGGAGAGTTAATGGACAGACTGCTGGCGATAGGAGTGAATGATGTTTACTACACGCCAATTTATATGAAAAAAAACAGGCCTGCTGTCTTATTATCCGTTCTCTTGTCTAAACATTTGCTGGATAAAGTGAAACGTTTGATCTTTACCGAAACAACGACTTTTGGCATTCGTTACTCCCCGTGGACTGTGCATCGTTTGGGCCGGAAGTTCAAAACAGTCGAAACTAAATGGGGCCCTGTATCGGTTAAACAGGCCTTGTTGGGGAATCAAGTGGTTCAAGAAAGTCCCGAGTTTGAAGATTGTCGGCAGATTGCAGAGAAGGCAGGCGTGCCTGTTAAAGCAGTA